The bacterium DNA segment AACAGATAGAAAAAAGTAAAAATCCACCTTACCTTTATGAAAAAGGGTCGGAAGGTCCAGAAGCAGAGATTGAGCAGTTTGCTAAAAAACATGACGTCTGCTGGTGGCCTGGAAAATTTTAATACGAAAGAACAAGCATGAACATAGGAATCATAGGACTGGGACGAATGGGCTCAGCCATCGCGTATCGACTTTTGCAAAAAGGGTTTACGGTTTTTGGATATGATCCTCATGTTGCTAAACAGAATCTTCCCGTAGAATTGGTTATTACAAACTCAGTCAAAGAACTTGCAAGGCAGACGCAAACGGTATGGCTTCTGGTACCTGCGGGAAACATTGTTACTGAAATGGTGTTCGAATTAGCAGGCTCTATGAAATCAGAGTCTATTGTTATTGACGCAGGAAATAGTCATTTTAATGATGCACAAAGACATGCCGAGGTGCTTGCTAAAAAAAATATTACCTTTATTGACTGTGGAACATCTGGCGGTGTTCATGGGAAAGAGAACGGTTTCTGTTTGATGATTGGAGGCGAAAAACAGATATATGATACACTCAAACCACAGCTAGATGCTATTGCAGCACACGCAGGACATGCGTATGTTGGCCCGACAGGTGCTGGACACTTGGTTAAAATGGTTCACAATGGAATTGAATATGGAATTATGCAAGCATATGCAGAAGGACTCCATCTGCTGCATGAACAGACAGTGGCTAATCATAAACTTGATCTGGCGCAGATAACAGATTTGTGGCAACATGGCTCAGTAATTCGTTCATGGTTACTTGAACTTACACATACGGCGTTAACAAAGCATGGCCAAACACTTGAAAACATATCTGGTGTTGTTGAAAGCAACGGCATGGGCAAGTGGACTGTGCAAGAGGCGGAAAAAAGCTCCGTCCCAGTGCCGGTTATAAAAACAGCCCTTACATTGCGCTACGATTCTGTCAAAACCGGTGGAAACTATGCGTCAAAGCTTGTTGCACTCATGCGTAACCAGTTCGGTGGGCACCGGTTTTTTAGCAAGGATGAGCATGAAAATCATTGATATCAGCTGGACAATACGAAGCACTATGAGTACCTACAAAAATAGAAATGATATTCGACTTACGCAGACGGAACATACTGATTCCGAATATTTTGTAGAATCACATATTTCAGCGCATACGCACACTGGAACACACGTTGATGCACCGTCACATTTTATTGAAAATGGTTTGACTATTGATAAGATTCCCCTTTCGTTTTTATGCGCAAAAGCAGCAGTTATTGATTATACAGAAGTCATTGAAAAGATTACTGATAAAGAGCTTGAAAAACAGTGCGACGTTTTAAAAAATCATCGTATTGTTCTCTTAAAAACACGAAATAGCTTATATGGTCAAGATGAGCCATTTAATAATTCATTTGTATATGTCGATCAGTCAGCGGCCTACTATTTAAAACAGTTGAAAGTTCACACCGTAGGAATCGATTACCTTGGAATTGAAAGAAATCAGAAAAATCATCCTACGCACAAAATATTACTCGAAAATGGGGTTATTATTGAAGGACTTAGGCTTGGCCACGTTGAAACAGGATCTTACATGTTGTATTGCCTGCCGTTGAAATTAGAAGGCATGGATGCCTCACCAGCTCGCGCAGTTCTTGTCTGTGAGTAAAAAAGGGTTGAAGCATGTTTGCACTTGTTGCTTTATGTAACGGATTTACAAAACCCTTGTGGTATAAAATTCCTGATCATTTACAATTGACAATTGGAACACTTGTTACGGTACCATTGCGTACACAAAAGGTGGTCGCATTAGTGATAAAAATAACAAAAAAGGCTACGGTAGACGATGCTTTATTGAAAACAGTATTAGCAAAAGAGGCACTGCCAGATGATCCATTGTATATGCAATTTATCAGCAGGATCGCACAACTGTATCAGATTGAACCATTTTTTTTATCAAACGACTGCAAACTTTTTTACATGACAAAGAAGAAGGCAATCACATTGATATAAAACGTACTGAAAAATTAGTACAGCTGCCACTATTGACTACTGAACAGTTGGCTGCAGCAACATTTGTACAAACACATAT contains these protein-coding regions:
- the gnd gene encoding decarboxylating 6-phosphogluconate dehydrogenase translates to MNIGIIGLGRMGSAIAYRLLQKGFTVFGYDPHVAKQNLPVELVITNSVKELARQTQTVWLLVPAGNIVTEMVFELAGSMKSESIVIDAGNSHFNDAQRHAEVLAKKNITFIDCGTSGGVHGKENGFCLMIGGEKQIYDTLKPQLDAIAAHAGHAYVGPTGAGHLVKMVHNGIEYGIMQAYAEGLHLLHEQTVANHKLDLAQITDLWQHGSVIRSWLLELTHTALTKHGQTLENISGVVESNGMGKWTVQEAEKSSVPVPVIKTALTLRYDSVKTGGNYASKLVALMRNQFGGHRFFSKDEHENH
- a CDS encoding cyclase family protein, encoding MKIIDISWTIRSTMSTYKNRNDIRLTQTEHTDSEYFVESHISAHTHTGTHVDAPSHFIENGLTIDKIPLSFLCAKAAVIDYTEVIEKITDKELEKQCDVLKNHRIVLLKTRNSLYGQDEPFNNSFVYVDQSAAYYLKQLKVHTVGIDYLGIERNQKNHPTHKILLENGVIIEGLRLGHVETGSYMLYCLPLKLEGMDASPARAVLVCE